Proteins from a genomic interval of Fundulus heteroclitus isolate FHET01 chromosome 21, MU-UCD_Fhet_4.1, whole genome shotgun sequence:
- the LOC118556892 gene encoding uncharacterized protein LOC118556892, translating into MQKRFTAQEALELILSSASPCDSDGEDIDLQPDSDSELSSDEETLPLPKKRARLGSEPSETAKDGTVWREEQVGTHLHFTPIEPYATDGEPSAKARRSIRSRLQSFLCFITLDMLRSIREWTTQHARHTEQLDWFMDLPELMAFISVIILRGVTKVPSLCDSWSANLGNPRIIETMARNRFQDIMRHLRFDDMFTRSERAETDKFAAISDVWGSFVTNCIASYNPGRHITIDEQLFPSKTRCCFLQYIATKPDKFGIKFWVACDLKSKYICNVFPYLGKDPSRPSGERLSETVVMRLMEPFMDKGRTVTTDNFFTSLSLAQRLLSQKTTILGTVNKRRREIPQSARQMDRTEFTTQVFSTTGATLTVYAPKRKKAVYVLSSMHSVVETEDTTKRKPNTVTQYNKTKCGVDVMDQMVREYSVRAGTRRWPVAVFYNMIDMAALNAHVLYQACIGVQERRVDFLFELAKELGNSHVSEKKAHKEKLLRQQPSTPSSGKRAKCQVNHRCRNNCATVRCVDCYKYTCGKCTRVIPWQCQVCSDSADRLLNEC; encoded by the exons ATGCAGAAGAGGTTCACCGCTCAGGAGGCATTGGAACTGATTCTGAGCAGTGCCAGCCCTTGTGATTCAGATGGAGAAGATATAGACCTTCAACCGGATTCGGACTCTGAGCTGTCTTCAG ATGAGGAGACTCTCCCTCTACCAAAAAAGAGAGCTCGTTTGGGGAGTGAGCCGTCAGAGACCGCGAAAGATGGCACAGTGTGGCGTGAAGAACAAGTGGGGACACATCTCCATTTCACTCCAATAGAACCGTACGCCACAGATGGAGAGCCAAGCGCTAAGGCCAGACGAAGTATCCGGAGTCGCCTTCAGAGCTTCCTCTGTTTTATCACTCTTGACATGCTTCGTAGCATTCGAGAATGGACTACTCAACATGCACGTCACACGGAGCAGCTGGATTGGTTCATGGATCTCCCGGAACTAATggcatttatttcagtcattatCTTGCGGGGGGTGACCAAGGTTCCATCACTATGTGACAGCTGGTCAGCAAACCTGGGAAACCCAAGGATCATTGAAACTATGGCCCGAAACCGCTTCCAAGACATCATGCGACACCTACGCTTTGATGACATGTTTACACGCAGTGAGCGAGCGGAGACCGATAAGTTTGCTGCAATCTCCGATGTTTGGGGATCGTTTGTCACTAACTGCATCGCATCCTACAACCCTGGTCGACACATCACTATTGATGAACAACTTTTTCCATCAAAGACTCGCTGCTGTTTCCTGCAATACATTGCAACAAAACCGGACAAGTTTGGCATCAAGTTTTGGGTGGCTTGTGacttgaaatcaaagtacatctGTAATGTCTTCCCATATCTTGGCAAGGACCCCAGTCGTCCCAGTGGGGAGAGACTGTCCGAGACTGTAGTGATGAGGCTGATGGAACCGTTCATGGACAAGGGCAGAACTGTAACCACAGACAATTTCTTTACATCACTGTCACTTGCACAACGACTGCTTAGCCAGAAAACCACTATCCTCGGCACAGTCAACAAGAGACGACGGGAAATTCCTCAATCCGCTAGACAGATGGATCGCACTGAATTCACCACTCAGGTGTTTTCAACCACTGGTGCCACGCTGACGGTGTATGCGCCCAAACGGAAGAAGGCCGTTTATGTTCTCAGCAGCATGCACAGCGTGGTTGAGACTGAGGATACCACCAAAAGGAAGCCAAACACGGTCAcacaatacaacaaaacaaagtgcgGTGTGGATGTGATGGACCAAATGGTGCGGGAGTACAGCGTGCGTGCAGGAACACGGAGATGGCCAGTTGCCGTGTTCTACAACATGATTGACATGGCAGCACTGAATGCACATGTGCTTTATCAGGCATGCATTGGGGTGCAGGAGAGACGGGTGGACTTCCTGTTTGAGCTTGCCAAAGAGTTGGGTAACTCTCATGTGAGTGAGAAGAAGGCACACAAGGAGAAGCTGCTTCGGCAACAACCTTCCACACCCAGCTCAGGCAAAAGGGCAAAGTGTCAGGTCAACCATCGATGCAGGAACAACTGTGCAACTGTGAGATGCGTTGACTGCTACAAATACACATGTGGCAAATGCACCAGGGTCATACCTTGGCAGTGCCAGGTATGTTCCGACAGTGCAGACAGACTGCTAAATGAGTGCTGA